Within the Magnetospirillum sp. genome, the region CTCTTCATGCCGACGAAGCGGTTCTCGACGAGATCGAGGCGGCCAATGCCGTGGCGGCCGCCGATCGCGTTGAGCTCGGTGAGCAAAGCGGCCGGCGACAGACGCTTGCCGTTGACCGCGACCGGGTCGCCCTTTTCGAATTCGATCTCGAGATATTCGGGCTTGTCGGGGGCGGCTTCGGGCGAGACGGTGCGCGAATAGACGAATTCTTCGGGCTCCTGCCACGGATCTTCCAGCACTTTGCCTTCGGCCGAAATGTGCAAGAGGTTCGCGTCGACCGAGAAGGGCGCTTCGCCGCGCTTGTCCTTGGCGATCGGGATCTGGTTCTTTTCGGCGTAGTCGAGCAGCTTCGTGCGGCTGTCGAGCTTCCATTCGCGCCAGGGCGCGATCACGCGGATGTTGGGTTCGAGCGCGTAGTAGGTGAGCTCGAAGCGCACCTGATCGTTGCCCTTGCCGGTGGCACCGTGGCACACGGCATCCGCCCCGACCTGGCGCGCGATTTCGATCTGGCGCTTGGCAATGAGCGGGCGCGCGATCGACGTGCCCAGCAGATACTGGCCCTCGTAGAGCGCGTTGGCGCGGAACATCGGCATCACGAAGTCGCGCACGAATTCCTCGCGCAGATCTTCGATGAAGATTTCCTTGATGCCGAGCATCTGCGCCTTTTTGCGCGCGGGCTCGAGCTCTTCGCCCTGGCCGAGATCGGCCGTGAAGGTCACGACCTCGCAGCCGTAGGTGTCCTGCAGCCATTTGAGAATGATCGAGGTGTCGAGGCCGCCCGAATAGGCGAGGACGACTTTTTTGACTTTCTTTTCCATGGGACGGACCGTTTCGAGCTTGGACTGGGGATGCGGCAAAATCGGCGCGGAGTATAGGTATTGCACGGGCCGGGGCAAGGGCGGTCTCGTGCTTTTTGGCAAAGTGCGGGGTAGAATCGAGACACCCGATTCGACGCGTTCTGTACAAAAAGGGACGAAAAATGCTGTTCGTCAAACTCGTCGAGCTTTATGGCCGCTACGGCTTCACGATCCGCTCGAGCATTTCGCCGTTCCTGCTGACCAAATTGTCGCTGAACAGTGCCGAAGACGGCACCTTCACCTACGCGTTCCGCAAGGGCACGAACATCGGCAATCTCGGCGGCGGCATCAACATGTCGGAGGTGGCGCTGATCGAGGATATCGGCCAGGTGCTCGCCCCCAAACGTATCTTCGCGATCGGCTGTTCGTTCGGCTGGAGCACACTCGCTTTGGCGCTGGCGATGCCCAAGGCCAAGATCGTGGCGATCGATATCGGCATGGGCAACGGCAAAGAGGGCTTGGCGCTGACGAACCAAATCGCCAAGGAAAACGGCTTCGACGTGACCGGCGTGCTGGGTGCGTCACCCGACGATTTGGCCGCCACGGTCGCCGCCCATTTCGACGCCCCCATCGACATGGTGTTCATCGACGCCGACCACACGAACGAAGCGCAGAGCAAAGACTATTTCGGCATCCGCCCGCATTGCACGACCGACGCCGTCTACATGTTCCACGACGTGATGGTCTGCCAGATGCTGCCGTCGTTCAAAGAAATCGCGGCCGCCACGCCCTCGCACAAAGCGCGCGTGCTCACGCGCACGGCGTCGGGTATTGGCATCTTGGCGCCCAAAGACAGCCACGCGGAATTGCACCGCGTGCTCGACGCTTATTGCGATCCTTACGGTGCCGTCCCGGTCTAGGACGCGTCGCCGCTGCTCGCTGCGGCTGCGGCATCGAGCAGGCTGCGGCGGATTTTCTGGCTTTCGCTTTTAAGCTGGCCGCAGGCGGCCGAAATGTCGCGCCCGCGCGGCGTGCGCACCGGGCTCGAATAGCCGGCGTCGAACACGATCTGCGAAAACTTCTCGATGGCTTCGTTTGTCGAGCACTCGAACGGAGCACCCGGCCAGGCGTTGAACGGGATCAGATTGACCTTGGCCGGAATGCCCGAAATGAGCTTCACCAACGCGCGCGCATCGGCCGGGCTGTCGTTGACGCCCTTCAGCATCACGTATTCGAACGTGATACGCCGCGCGTTCGACAGGCTCGGGTAGTTGCGGCACGCCTCCATGAGTTCGGCGATCGGATACTTCTTGTTGAGCGGGACGAGCACGTCGCGAAGCTCGTCCGTGACCGCATGCAAGGAGATCGCCAGCATCACGCGCAATTCTTCGCCGCAGCGCTTGATCATGGGGGCAACGCCCGAGGTCGACAGCGTGATCTTGCGCTTGGAGATCGCAAGGCCTTCTTCGTCCATCGCGATCTTCATCGCCTTGGCGACGTTGGCGTAGTTGAACAAAGGCTCGCCCATGCCCATCAAAACGATGTTCGTGAGTTTGCGGTTGCCTTCGGGGCCGGGCCATTCGTCGAACGTGTCTTTGGCCAGCATGATCTGGCCGACGATTTCGGCGGGCGTGAGGTCGCGCACAAGGCGCTGCGTGCCCGTGTGGCAGAATTTGCAGGTGAGCGTGCAGCCGACCTGGCTCGAGATGCAAAGCGTGCCGCGGTCTTCTTCGGGGATATGGACGGTTTCGATTTCTTGCCCGTCGGGGAAGCGCAGCAGCCATTTTTTGGTGCCGTCGATCGAATCCTGCAGGCGGCTGATCTCGGGCCGGTGCACGGCGTAGCGTTCGGCCAATTTGGCGCGCAGCTTCTTCGACATGTCGGTCATGTCGTCGAAATCGCGGGCACCCTTGGCGTAGATCCAGCCCCACAATTGGCGCGCGCGGAATGCCGGCTCGCCGAGCTCTTTGAAAAGCTCGGCCAGCTCCTGGCGCGTGAGCCCCACAAGGTTGCTGCGCCCGTCCGGACTTTGCGGGGCGGGCAGGCTTTCCTTGAAGGGCGCCAAGGCGGGGGCTGGGACGATGGGCTCGAGCATGCCCGCTATATAAGGGTGCCCGGCAGTTCTGGCTAGCGGCGCACGTTGCAGGCGCGGTCGATATCGGCCAAAGCGCGGGCAAAGCCCGTGAGATTGTAGGTGTCGGTCGTCTCGGTGCCGCGTGCGGACACGCCGCGTACGATTGCCGTTGCGCGCGGGGCGGCGGCGCGCATCGCGTCGATGGCCGTGCGGTTGGCGGCGTCTTCGCGCGTCCAGGCACGGTCGGAGCCTGGCTGGTCGAGATTGGAAAGCGGCACTTTGACGCGCCCGATTTCGATTTCCATGGCCCCGCCGTCGCGCAGCGGATATCCGGCAAACCACGTGATCTCGTTGGATTTGTTGACGCCCGGATAATGCGCCACGCTCAAGGTCGGATCGGCGCGGCGCGCCCCCGCAGGCTTGCTCTCGACCTTGACCGGGCGGCCGATCACGTAGCACACGCGCGTGGCCCCGCTGCCTGCTTCGGCCGCGAGCCAGCCGTCGTAATTGCCGAGCTGGCGCGGGCCCGCATTTGCGGGTGCGGCCGGGGCGGGGGCAGCCGGGCGCGGCTGCGTTTGGGCCCCCGCCTCGACGGCGAGGAACAAACCAAATACAGAGAGCCAGAGAGCGGTTTTCATGGGCGAATCGTGATCCGATGGGCCATAGCTTGCGTATCGCACTGGACATGATGCTCGTCAACCGCGCAGAAACCCTCGCCCCACGCCCCGGCCGCCCCAGCGCGGTCGCGACGGCGTTTGCGGGCGCGCTTGCGCCGTTCTTGAACCGCTCTATACAAGGCGCCATGGCCAACGACAGCGACCCGCTTTTGCCGGCAACCCCGACGCTCGAAGCGCTGGTGCGCGATCTGGGGGCGGTGGCCAATCGCCAGGACCGGGCGGCTTTCGCCCGTCTGTTCGCGCATTTCGCCCCGCGCGTGAAGGGCTATCTGATGCGCCTGGGGGCCGAGCGCGCGCAGGCGGACGACCTGATGCAAGACGTGATGCTGACCGTCTGGCGCAAGGCGCCCGGCTACGATCCGCAGATGGCGAGCCCCGGCACCTGGATATTCGCGATCGCGCGCAATCGGCGCATCGACGCACTCCGCCGCGACAAGCGCGCCGATCTCGACCCCGACGATCCGGGCCTAATGCCCGATACCGCCGCCCTGCCCGACCGCGTGCTCGATGCCCGCATGTGGGAGACGCGGCTGGCGGGGGCGATCGCCGATCTGCCGCCCGAACAGGCGCAGATGCTGCGCCTTGCCTATTACGAAGACCGCTCGCACGGCGACATCGCTTCGAGCCTGCGGCTGCCGCTCGGCACGGTCAAGTCGCGCCTGCGGCTTGCCGTGGCGCGGCTTCGCACTATGTTTGAGAGCGACACATGAAAGCGCACAGCATGACAAACTTGGCCCATATTCCGGACGAATGGCTGCTCGACCACGCCGCCGGCGCCACGCCCGAGCCGGTGGCGGTGCTCGTCGAAGCGCATCTTGCACTGTCCGCACCTGCGCGCGCGACCTATGCGCGCCTCGCTTCCGTGGGCGGCGTTCTGCTCGAACAGCAGGCACCGGCCGAACTCGCCGCCGACGCGCTCACCTGCATGATGGCGCGCATCGATGCGAGCCCCGCAACCTTGCGCCACACCGCACCGGCCGCCGCTTCCGCCCTGCTGCCCGCCGCCGTCAGCGCCTATACGGGCCCGTCGATCGACGCCCTTGACTGGCGGCGCGTGGTGCGCGGCGTGGAACAGGCCACGCTGAAGCTCGGCACGACAAGCCCCTACGAATTGAGCCTGCTGCGCATTGCGGCCGGCAAGTCGATCCCGCAGCACACGCACGAGGGCGACGAACTGCTGCTCGTGCTCGCCGGTTCGTTCGAAGACGGGCGTGCCGGCTATGCGCGCGGCGACGTGTGTGCGGCCGACGCAAGCGTGGACCACGCCCCCGTGGCCGACCGCGCGACGGACTGCCTGTGCCTACATGTGGCCAATGCGCCCATCAAGCTCACGGGTCCGTTCGGGCGCCTTCTCAATCCGCTGCTGAAACTCGCGCGCCGCTAGACGTCGCCGTCAAGGTGTTCCGCCCGGCAGGATCGGGCGCGCGTCGTGCGTGCGCATCGACAGCACGCGGTCGTACATCACAAGTGCGCCCGCGAGCGACACGTTGATGCAGAATTTCGTCGGGATCTTGATCACGAATTTGCACAAGGCCTGCATGGCGGGCGACAGCGAGCCGCGCTCGGGCCCCAGCACGTAGGCGGCCGCGCGCGGGTGGCGGAAGCGCGGCAGATCGATCGCGTCGTCGGTAAGCTCGATGCCCACAAGCGTGCAGCCGAGCGGCAATTGCATCGCGTCGATCGTCGGCCAATCGTAGATCGGCACGCTCTGCGAGGCGTCGGACGTATCGGCCAAATTGGCTTGGTGCCGGTCGAACGCGGCCGCGACCGTGAACACAAACGCCGCGTCGAACGCGTGCGCGGTGCGCGCGAGAGCGCCCAGATTCATGGGTTTCGAAATACCCTCGACGCCGATGCCGAAATAACCCTTCATGATCGGCGGACCTTGCCCTTTGGCGCGCGGCAAGGCAAGTTTCCCCGCATCATGAATGCTCCCTTGATCGTCGAAGTCACGCGCGGCAATGCGGTCGAAAGCCGCCACCGCACGCATGTCGCAATCGCCACGCCCGACGGCACAATCCTCGAAGCGTACGGCGATATCGATCTGCCCGTATTCCCGCGCTCGGCGATCAAGCCGATCCAGTCGCTGGGCTTGCTCGAAAGCGGGGCGGCGGACGCGTTCGGCTGCTCGAATGCCGAGATCGCGATTTCGGCCGCCAGCCACGGCGGCGAGCCCATGCACACGCAGACGGTCGCCGCATGGCTCAATCGCATGGGTCTCGATGCGAGCGATCTCGAATGCGGGGCGCATCTGCCCACGCACGCCCCCAGCGCCGAGGGCCTGATCCGCGCCTTCGAAGCGCCCACCGCACTCCACAATAATTGTTCGGGCAAACACACCGGCATGCTCGCCGTGTGCCGCCATCTTGGTTGGCCCACCAAGGGCTATATCGACCCGTCGCACCCGCTCCAAAAAGAGATCGTGGCGCGCTTCGAGGCGATGCTGGGGCTCGATCTTGCGGCGGCCGCCACCGGCTTCGACGGCTGCTCGCTGCCGCAGATCGCCATCCCGGTGCGCAATCTCGCGATCGGCATCGCGCGCCTCGGGAGCCCCGATGGGCTCGAACCCATGCGCGCCGCCGCGTGCAAGCGCATGGCGGCTGCCATCGTCGAAAACCCATTCATGCTGGCGGGCTCGGGCCGCTTCTGCACGCGCACCTTGCAGGCGGCCCGCGGCCGCGTGGTGCTGAAGACCGGGGCCGAGGGCGTTTACATGGCCGCGATTCCGGAACGGCGCATCGGCATTGCGCTTAAAGTGGAAGACGGGGCGGGCCGTGCGGCCGAAGTCGCGATGGCGCGCCTGCTCGACCGGCTCGGCGGTTTTGCCGACACGCCAAGCACCGAGGTCGAGGCTCTCGTCAATCCGAAACTCGTCAATGCCAACGGTTGGACGGTCGGCGAGATTCGCCCCGCGCCGAATTGGTGATGCGCGCGATCGGCTGCAGCGCTTTTGCCGATCCGCCCGTGCTGCGGCTGGGCGATTTGCCGATCCCGTCGCCCGGCCCCGGCGAAGTGCGGCTGCGCGTGCGCGCGGCGGGCGTGAATTTCGCCGACACGCTGATGGTGCGCGGCAAGTACCAGGCCAAGCCCGAATTCCCGTTTGTGCCCGGCATGGAAATGGCCGGCGAAATCGACGGGCTGGGTGCGGGCGTGACCGGCTTTGCCATCGGCACACGCGTGCTCGCCACCGCCGAACACGGGGCTTTCGCCGAGTTCGCGATCGCGCGCGCGGCCGACACGGTCGCAATTCCGGACGCGATGGATTACGCGACCGCCGCCGCCTTTCCCATCGTCTACGGCACGGCGCATGGCGGCTTGCTTTGGCGCGCAAACCTGCAGGCGGGCGAAACGCTGCTCGTCCTCGGGGCGGCAGGCGGCGTGGGGCTCGCGGCCGTCGAAGTCGGCAAGGCGATGGGCGCCATCGTCTATGCCGGAACCAGCGACGATGCGCGCGGGCGCCTGGCGATGGCGCACGGGGCGGACACGGCCATCAACTACGCGACCGAAGATCTGCGCGCCGTGGTGCGCACCCTCACGCGCGACAAGGGCATCGACGTCGTATTCGATCCAGTGGGCGGCCCCGCCTTCGATGCGGCCTTGCGCGCGGTCGCGTGGGAAGGGCGCATCGTCGTGGTGGGGTTCGCGGCCGGTGCCGTGCCGCAGATCCCGGCCAATCTGCTGCTCGTCAAGAATGCGGCAGCGCTCGGCTTTTTCTGGGGCAGCTATCGGCGCCACGATCCGGCGCGCCTGCAGGCCTCGCTTTCCACGCTGATCGGCTGGTGGCAGCAAGGGCTCTTGAAGCCGCATGTCGATGCGCGTTTCAAACTCGCCGATGCCGTCACGGCCTTGGCTCATCTCACCGAGCGCAAGGGGACAGGCAAAGCTGTGATCGAAATCGCATGACCGACCCCGACGACATCCGCATCGCCAAGCTCCTGCATGCGCGCGCCGATCTCGCCCCCGGCGACCCCATTGCCCCGCCCATCGTGCTCGCAAGTTCATTTCACATTCCGGGGCTGCCGGCCGATGCGCCGTTCCAATACGGCCGCTTCCACAATCCGAGCTGGGATGCGGTCGAGCATGCGCTGGCGCTGCTCGAAGACGCGCCGGTCGTTGGCTTCCCCTCGGGCATGGCCGCGATTGCTGCCGTGCTCTATTCCACGTTGCGCAGCGGCGACCGCATCCTGCTGCCGTCCGACGGCTACTACACCACGCGCGCCTTGAGCGAACGTTTCCTTGCACCGCTCGGCGTTGCGTTCGACACGCGCGCCACGGCGAAATTCCTCGAAGGGGGTTTTGCGGGCTACCGGCTCGTCTGGATCGAAACCCCGTCCAATCCGGGCCTCGACGTGTGCGACATTGCCGAGGTCTGTGCTGCAGCGCACGCCGCCGGTGCGATCGTATGCGTCGACAACACCACGCTCACCCCGCTTGGCCAGCGCCCGCTCGATCTGGGTGCCGATCTCGTGGTCGCGGCCGACACCAAAGCGCCCGCGGGCCATTCGGACGTGCTGTTCGGCCACGTCGCCTCGCGCGACGAAAAGCAGCTGGCGGCCGTGCGCGACTGGCGCAAACTCGGCGGGGCGATCCCCGGCCCGTTCGAAGCGTGGCTCGTGCATCGCGGCCTCGAGACGCTCGAGCTGCGCTATGCCCGCCAATGCGAAAACGCGCTCGCAATCGCCCAGCGCCTGGCCGTGCACAAGGCGACGGTCTCGGTGCGCTATCCCGGCCTTGGCAACGATCCCTCGCACACGATCGCGCGCAAACAGATGCGCCGCTTCGGCGGGCTCGTGGGCGTTACCTTCGCCGACGAAGCTGCCGCCGAAACCTTCATCGCATGCCCCTTCATCCGCCCGAGTACGAGCTTCGGCAGCGTGCACACAAGTGCCGAGCGACGCGCCCGCTGGGGCGACGCGGTGGCACCCGGCTATGTGCGCCTGTCGGTCGGCTGCGAACCGCTCGAAGCTTTGTGGGGCGCGATGGACGAAAGCCTTTCCCAACTCTAGCGCCAGTATTCGGGGCGCTGCAGCGTGCGTTCGACGTCGCCGCGCGTGAGGCCCATATCCTTGAGCTCATCCGGCCCCAACTCGGCGAGGCGCGCGCGCTGCTGGGCGCGCTCTTGGGCTGCCATCAAAAAGCGCGCGCTGGCGCCGAGTGCTCCGCCAAGGGCCACAAATACCGCGATCCAAGCGCGGCGAACATCCACGCTGTCGTGCTGGACCAAGCTTGCCATGCCACAATCTCCTTCATGTGTGTTTTCTGGCTTGGCAAACAATTTGACCCTATAATTGGCATTCGACAAACGACCTCTTCTCGCCCTTCTCATTAGGAAATCTAGGGTATGGCCGTTCCGCGCCACACGCCCCGCCTGCCGCCGCTCAATGCGCTGCGCGCCTTCGAGGCGGCCGCCCGCCATCTGTCGCTGACGAAGGCGGCGGAGGAACTGGGCGTCACGCAAGCGGCGGTGAGCCACCAGGTCAAAGCGCTCGAAGAAGATCTCGGCACGCCTTTGTTCCGGCGCCTGACGCGTGCGCTTGCCTTGACCGACACGGGCGCTCTGCTCGCACCCGAACTTGGCGTCGCCTTTGCGCGCATTGCGGCAGCCGCCCAGCGTGCGCGCGAGCGCGAAGCCAAAGGCACGCTCACGATCAGCCTGCTCTATACGTTTGCGCTGCGGCTCGTCCCCCGGCTCGGCGTGTTCGCAGCCCGCCATCCCGAGATCGTGCTGCGGCTCGACAATTCGAAGCACAAGATCGATTTCGACCGCGAGCCGCACGACGCCGCGATTCGCTACACGGCAGACGCGAACGCGCCGGGCCTCTACGCCGTCAAACTTTTCGACGATGCGTTGACCCCGCTTTGCGCGCCCGAGATCGCCAAAAAGATCCGCAAGCCTGCCGACCTGTTCCAGTTCGAAATGCCGGACGACCACAATTTTTGGGACGATTGGAAAACTTGGCTCGAAGCGGCGGGCTTGGATGCTGCCCCGCGACGGCGGGCGACCGTCTACGATTCGACGCGCCTTGCGGTCGAAGCGGCGATGGAAGGGCTTGGCCTCGCCTTGGGCGCGCCCTATCTGTTCGAAAGCCAGATCGCGTCGGGCCGCCTCGTGCAGCCGCTCGACCTCATCGTGCCGGCGGGCAAAGCCTATTGGTTCGTGTGCCGCAAAGCGGACGCGGACCGCCCGACGCTCAAAGCTTTTCGGGATTGGCTGTTGGAAGAAACCGCGCCGCAGCGTGCCGCCTTCGCGCGCATCGGCAAAGCCAAGCGGCGGCGATAGGTGGGCGCTTTTGCGGAAGCCGGAGCATAGGATTGGTTGAGGTCGTCCAAATCCATTGAAAGGAAAATATATTTTTATAGAGGTAATTATCTTTGTTCTTGAAATAAACCTTCGTTTATGCTCCAATCAATCATCGTCGCCGGGGTCGCCGCCGGCCGCGTGCGCTATTTGAAATGTGAAGAAAGACGAGCGGGATTCCGCCCAAAAGTGGGTCTTGCAACATGTAACCTCGAATCGTCGTCGCGGTTACATTTCTGAAATATCAATAGCTTAAACCGGCGACCGTCGCGATTTGTCGCGCTTGGTAACCTATTCTTTGGGGTAGTCGACGCGGGCCAGATACAGCCCCTCGGGCGGGGCGGTGGGGCCGGCCGCACGGCGGTCGCGCGCGTCAAGCGCTTTGGCGACGTGG harbors:
- a CDS encoding argininosuccinate synthase; the protein is MEKKVKKVVLAYSGGLDTSIILKWLQDTYGCEVVTFTADLGQGEELEPARKKAQMLGIKEIFIEDLREEFVRDFVMPMFRANALYEGQYLLGTSIARPLIAKRQIEIARQVGADAVCHGATGKGNDQVRFELTYYALEPNIRVIAPWREWKLDSRTKLLDYAEKNQIPIAKDKRGEAPFSVDANLLHISAEGKVLEDPWQEPEEFVYSRTVSPEAAPDKPEYLEIEFEKGDPVAVNGKRLSPAALLTELNAIGGRHGIGRLDLVENRFVGMKSRGVYETPGGTIWHVAHRGIESITLDRGAAHLKDELMPRYAELVYYGFWFAPEREMLQAAIDKSQANVSGTVRIKCYKGQATVAGRKSPNSLYSLAHVTFEEDAGAYNQRDAEGFIKLNALRLRLAAAKRKG
- a CDS encoding class I SAM-dependent methyltransferase; this translates as MLFVKLVELYGRYGFTIRSSISPFLLTKLSLNSAEDGTFTYAFRKGTNIGNLGGGINMSEVALIEDIGQVLAPKRIFAIGCSFGWSTLALALAMPKAKIVAIDIGMGNGKEGLALTNQIAKENGFDVTGVLGASPDDLAATVAAHFDAPIDMVFIDADHTNEAQSKDYFGIRPHCTTDAVYMFHDVMVCQMLPSFKEIAAATPSHKARVLTRTASGIGILAPKDSHAELHRVLDAYCDPYGAVPV
- the rlmN gene encoding 23S rRNA (adenine(2503)-C(2))-methyltransferase RlmN, whose translation is MLEPIVPAPALAPFKESLPAPQSPDGRSNLVGLTRQELAELFKELGEPAFRARQLWGWIYAKGARDFDDMTDMSKKLRAKLAERYAVHRPEISRLQDSIDGTKKWLLRFPDGQEIETVHIPEEDRGTLCISSQVGCTLTCKFCHTGTQRLVRDLTPAEIVGQIMLAKDTFDEWPGPEGNRKLTNIVLMGMGEPLFNYANVAKAMKIAMDEEGLAISKRKITLSTSGVAPMIKRCGEELRVMLAISLHAVTDELRDVLVPLNKKYPIAELMEACRNYPSLSNARRITFEYVMLKGVNDSPADARALVKLISGIPAKVNLIPFNAWPGAPFECSTNEAIEKFSQIVFDAGYSSPVRTPRGRDISAACGQLKSESQKIRRSLLDAAAAASSGDAS
- a CDS encoding sigma-70 family RNA polymerase sigma factor, with product MRIALDMMLVNRAETLAPRPGRPSAVATAFAGALAPFLNRSIQGAMANDSDPLLPATPTLEALVRDLGAVANRQDRAAFARLFAHFAPRVKGYLMRLGAERAQADDLMQDVMLTVWRKAPGYDPQMASPGTWIFAIARNRRIDALRRDKRADLDPDDPGLMPDTAALPDRVLDARMWETRLAGAIADLPPEQAQMLRLAYYEDRSHGDIASSLRLPLGTVKSRLRLAVARLRTMFESDT
- a CDS encoding ChrR family anti-sigma-E factor encodes the protein MTNLAHIPDEWLLDHAAGATPEPVAVLVEAHLALSAPARATYARLASVGGVLLEQQAPAELAADALTCMMARIDASPATLRHTAPAAASALLPAAVSAYTGPSIDALDWRRVVRGVEQATLKLGTTSPYELSLLRIAAGKSIPQHTHEGDELLLVLAGSFEDGRAGYARGDVCAADASVDHAPVADRATDCLCLHVANAPIKLTGPFGRLLNPLLKLARR
- a CDS encoding TrmH family RNA methyltransferase; this translates as MPRAKGQGPPIMKGYFGIGVEGISKPMNLGALARTAHAFDAAFVFTVAAAFDRHQANLADTSDASQSVPIYDWPTIDAMQLPLGCTLVGIELTDDAIDLPRFRHPRAAAYVLGPERGSLSPAMQALCKFVIKIPTKFCINVSLAGALVMYDRVLSMRTHDARPILPGGTP
- a CDS encoding asparaginase; translation: MNAPLIVEVTRGNAVESRHRTHVAIATPDGTILEAYGDIDLPVFPRSAIKPIQSLGLLESGAADAFGCSNAEIAISAASHGGEPMHTQTVAAWLNRMGLDASDLECGAHLPTHAPSAEGLIRAFEAPTALHNNCSGKHTGMLAVCRHLGWPTKGYIDPSHPLQKEIVARFEAMLGLDLAAAATGFDGCSLPQIAIPVRNLAIGIARLGSPDGLEPMRAAACKRMAAAIVENPFMLAGSGRFCTRTLQAARGRVVLKTGAEGVYMAAIPERRIGIALKVEDGAGRAAEVAMARLLDRLGGFADTPSTEVEALVNPKLVNANGWTVGEIRPAPNW
- a CDS encoding NADPH:quinone oxidoreductase family protein; the protein is MRAIGCSAFADPPVLRLGDLPIPSPGPGEVRLRVRAAGVNFADTLMVRGKYQAKPEFPFVPGMEMAGEIDGLGAGVTGFAIGTRVLATAEHGAFAEFAIARAADTVAIPDAMDYATAAAFPIVYGTAHGGLLWRANLQAGETLLVLGAAGGVGLAAVEVGKAMGAIVYAGTSDDARGRLAMAHGADTAINYATEDLRAVVRTLTRDKGIDVVFDPVGGPAFDAALRAVAWEGRIVVVGFAAGAVPQIPANLLLVKNAAALGFFWGSYRRHDPARLQASLSTLIGWWQQGLLKPHVDARFKLADAVTALAHLTERKGTGKAVIEIA
- a CDS encoding cystathionine gamma-lyase: MTDPDDIRIAKLLHARADLAPGDPIAPPIVLASSFHIPGLPADAPFQYGRFHNPSWDAVEHALALLEDAPVVGFPSGMAAIAAVLYSTLRSGDRILLPSDGYYTTRALSERFLAPLGVAFDTRATAKFLEGGFAGYRLVWIETPSNPGLDVCDIAEVCAAAHAAGAIVCVDNTTLTPLGQRPLDLGADLVVAADTKAPAGHSDVLFGHVASRDEKQLAAVRDWRKLGGAIPGPFEAWLVHRGLETLELRYARQCENALAIAQRLAVHKATVSVRYPGLGNDPSHTIARKQMRRFGGLVGVTFADEAAAETFIACPFIRPSTSFGSVHTSAERRARWGDAVAPGYVRLSVGCEPLEALWGAMDESLSQL
- a CDS encoding DUF1127 domain-containing protein gives rise to the protein MASLVQHDSVDVRRAWIAVFVALGGALGASARFLMAAQERAQQRARLAELGPDELKDMGLTRGDVERTLQRPEYWR
- the gcvA gene encoding transcriptional regulator GcvA, which produces MAVPRHTPRLPPLNALRAFEAAARHLSLTKAAEELGVTQAAVSHQVKALEEDLGTPLFRRLTRALALTDTGALLAPELGVAFARIAAAAQRAREREAKGTLTISLLYTFALRLVPRLGVFAARHPEIVLRLDNSKHKIDFDREPHDAAIRYTADANAPGLYAVKLFDDALTPLCAPEIAKKIRKPADLFQFEMPDDHNFWDDWKTWLEAAGLDAAPRRRATVYDSTRLAVEAAMEGLGLALGAPYLFESQIASGRLVQPLDLIVPAGKAYWFVCRKADADRPTLKAFRDWLLEETAPQRAAFARIGKAKRRR